In a single window of the Anabas testudineus chromosome 19, fAnaTes1.2, whole genome shotgun sequence genome:
- the vwa2 gene encoding von Willebrand factor A domain-containing protein 2 produces MHSGIQLSLLSALLFLQVQQGTSVQEIQASHESIMKINSAGELMRCSATMDILFLMDGSYSVGKGTFERSKHYAIKLCQALDIGSDKVRVGFIQFGSSPRLEFALDSFTTRQELKKRIKSISYRGGSTQTGLALKYILRKGFPGGRNSSAVAQIVILLSDGKSQGNAVQAAAQLKATGIVLFAVGLRYPRWEELHALASEPVESHVFLAEQFSDAVNGLYTTLTTFSVCNATPTGCQVESFPCERKTLETVKELQGNFMCWKGAKGYSPYTSLCPFYRYSKAYKRHQSVCHRTVCPDPCDSQPCLNGGTCVSDGPEGYHCLCPPGYGGDPHCAPALSLDCSVDLLFLLEGSATTTLEGFLRLKSFLKRFLQTVIGSDSPSKVGLAVFGGETRVEAPVAKFKGDLRALLKAVDALQLIGGETRTGQALRHVTRHGFVSAPVFADVTDDLPRVVVALTATSAVDEVVEPSKYARDREIFLIAMGPDHLKGQLNNITGNPQRTLTYTSPDKLSAQIPQLKAKICSVDTQGCLGQAGDLVIALDTSGGVGRSNVATLREFVRGLTVKFDINRDLVQLALVAYARRATTVFHLDTYDTGSAIFKAVGEADYIGGVASTGAALLHIHSNVLTVAKGARPGVNKAVVVVTDGSGGDDAVVPAQKMRDNGVSLFVIGVGDVQREKLLQIAGSEEHIISVPSYEDLKYSEDVLVQILCSEIKKPVNLCKPNPCMNDGICILSRGSFRCQCEGYEGPHCETKSSRPSRGDLPRSSALRKKRRQKKSHQELLHHYKLHRRRNAA; encoded by the exons ATGCACAGTGGTATCCAGCTCTCCCTCCTCTCAGCATTGCTGTTTCTTCAAG TGCAGCAGGGTACCTCCGTGCAGGAGATCCAGGCCAGCCATGAGAGCATTATGAAGATCAACTCAGCGGGAGAAC TGATGCGGTGCTCAGCAACCATGGACATCCTCTTCCTCATGGATGGTTCTTACAGCGTTGGGAAGGGCACTTTTGAGAGGTCCAAACATTATGCGATCAAGCTGTGTCAAGCTCTAGATATAGGATCAGACAAG GTGCGGGTTGGCTTCATTCAGTTTGGTTCCTCGCCTCGGCTGGAGTTTGCCCTGGACTCATTCACCACCAGACAAGAGCTCAAGAAGCGCATCAAGAGTATTTCCTACAG GGGAGGCAGTACCCAGACAGGCCTGGCTCTGAAGTACATCCTGAGGAAGGGTTTCCCAGGCGGACGCAATTCTTCCGCTGTGGCTCAGATTGTCATCCTCCTATCAGACGGGAAGTCTCAGGGCAACGCAGTGCAGGCGGCGGCACAGCTCAAAGCGACAGGCATAGTCTTGTTTGCTGTGGGCCTCCGCTACCCCAG GTGGGAGGAGCTCCATGCTTTGGCCAGCGAGCCAGTGGAGAGCCATGTCTTCCTTGCTGAGCAGTTCAGCGATGCTGTCAATGGCCTGTACACCACACTGACCACCTTCTCTGTTTGTAATGCCACACCTACAG GCTGTCAGGTGGAGTCATTCCCCTGTGAGAGGAAAACACTGGAGACAGTAAAAGAGCTGCAAGGGAATTTCATGTGTTGGAAAGGCGCCAAGGGGTATTCCCCATACACGTCCCTCTGCCCCTTCTACAG GTACAGCAAGGCGTACAAGAGACATCAGTCTGTCTGCCATCGGACCGTCTGTCCAG ATCCCTGTGACTCTCAGCCATGTCTGAATGGTGGTACATGTGTATCAGACGGTCCAGAGGGCTACCACTGTTTGTGTCCACCCGGCTATGGAGGAGACCCCCACTGTG CTCCTGCATTATCACTGGACTGCTCTGTGGACTTGCTCTTCCTTCTGGAGGGCTCTGCAACTACTACTTTGGAGGGTTTCCTGCGCCTTAAATCCTTCCTAAAGCGCTTTTTGCAGACAGTGATTGGGTCTGACAGCCCCAGTAAAGTTGGCCTGGCAGTGTTTGGTGGAGAGACTCGAGTGGAAGCCCCAGTTGCCAAGTTCAAAGGGGACCTGAGGGCTCTGCTGAAGGCCGTAGATGCACTTCAGCTGATAGGTGGCGAGACCCGGACTGGCCAGGCTCTTCGCCATGTCACACGCCATGGCTTTGTGAGTGCACCAGTGTTTGCTGATGTCACAGATGACCTGCCCCGCGTGGTGGTGGCGCTAACCGCCACTTCTGCTGTTGATGAGGTGGTGGAGCCTTCAAAATATGCACGGGACAGAGAGATCTTTCTTATAGCGATGGGACCAGACCACCTAAAGGGACAGTTGAATAATATCACAGGAAATCCCCAGAGGACTCTCACCTACACATCGCCGGATAAGTTAAGTGCCCAAATCCCACAGCTTAAGGCCAAGATCTGCAGTGTGGATACACAAG GTTGTCTGGGCCAAGCGGGCGACTTGGTGATTGCCCTGGATACCTCGGGTGGCGTCGGCCGCAGCAACGTTGCCACCCTTCGGGAATTTGTTCGCGGCCTCACAGTCAAATTTGACATCAACCGTGACTTAGTTCAACTGGCACTTGTGGCCTACGCTCGGAGAGCCACCACCGTCTTCCACCTAGACACCTATGACACTGGTTCTGCCATTTTCAAGGCAGTAGGTGAGGCCGACTACATAGGTGGGGTGGCCTCGACGGGTGCAGCTTTACTTCACATCCATTCCAACGTCCTGACAGTGGCTAAAGGTGCACGACCTGGAGTCAACAaggctgtggtggtggtgacCGATGGCTCAGGTGGGGATGATGCTGTCGTACCGGCTCAGAAGATGAGAGACAACGGAGTTTCTCTGTTTGTGATTGGCGTTGGAgatgtgcagagagagaagctgcttCAGATTGCGGGCTCAGAGGAGCACATAATCTCTGTGCCGTCCTATGAGGATCTCAAGTACTCTGAGGATGTGCTCGTGCAGATACTGTGTTCAG AGATAAAGAAGCCGGTGAACCTGTGCAAGCCCAATCCTTGTATGAATGATGGGATCTGCATCCTGTCCAGAGGAAGCTTCCGTTGTCAGTGCGAAGGCTATGAAGGACCACACTGTGAAACAA agagCAGCAGGCCTTCCAGAGGCGATCTTCCAAGGTCTTCTGCActgaggaaaaagaggagacagaagaagagccACCAGGAGCTCCTGCATCACTACAAACTACACCGTAGGAGAAATGCTGCCTga
- the afap1l2 gene encoding actin filament-associated protein 1-like 2 isoform X2 — protein MGKTAKYVPVPQKILPDLPTPRTGVVLREPFPLPPIPSPACIDTSESYYEEAQPYEETINDDGEAVSSSYESYDEEEVTRGKSAQHQWPSAEASIELMKDATICAFLWRKKWLGQWAKQLCVIKDHRLLCYKSSKEQTPLLDVSLLGCSVVYKEKQPKRKEHKLKIIPVGGEAIVLGLQSKEQTEQWLKVIQEISPKPAESCDSPLSACDSPRLICTKGELSERHSGASESGSSTDSHIETPESKDVKKKYGPGLMFSNLMNIGKRKLSSLESSEKCVDTSGYLNVFVNSHWQTCWCLIKNGQLWFYQDKGKKVSQPAVTLEGCSISPDPSPEHLYSFKIDMDGTQLATLEAKTSEEMGHWLGLLLSQTGSKTDPEDLTYDYVNAERISSIVNAAKTSLYFMQRRYSEPNTYIDAPPPIPHNSDDLYDDVASLADPEDAEESGLPDSEDNNLEENKVTCAHDAKNSVGTEQDTENRIYLDLIPVRSFLHTSGGSKVSPVKETHSDIPPVGVEDKRDSSHREIGSTSLLEQRHEFNEISTTPTSPQPQAHSVQTSYQSQETPRRVPQAFGGAGGQIHKGPTAAGFPHSPQPMRPKAHTIGCSGAVEVKLGKNRTEADLRRYIDERDCLEKEREEVRSSLANLRKERKEIREEISACQDSKQQALLEARLKQKEEECRVAEHRRVEVELHLVEVKENLKKVESGPFTLGTTLDSSRQDTSTPKAANVPAVQMTSSLSSTITIMISTSSSSSSSSPCLQPSNINISTDSASPVNSASNLKTRPTSMVGTKGNVMQKAKEWEKKSNT, from the exons GGTGTGGTATTACGGGAGCCGTTTCCCTTACCCCCAATTCCTTCTCCGGCCTGTATAGACACTTCAGAGAGTTACTATGAGGAGGCTCAGCCCTATGAAGAAACAATCAATG ATGATGGAGAGGCCGTTAGCAGTTCATATGAGTCCTACGATGAGGAGGAAGTGACCAGGGGAAAGTCAGCCCAGCACCAGTGGCCATCCGCTGAGGCGTCCATCGAGCTGATGAAGGATGCTACGATCTGTGCCTTCCTGTGGAGGAAGAAGTGGTTGGGCCAGTGGGCCAAACAGCTGTGCGTCATCAAAGACCATCGCCTGCTG TGCTATAAAAGCTCCAAGGAGCAGACTCCTCTGCTGGATGTGAGTCTGTTGGGCTGCAGCGTGGTCTACAAGGAAAAACAGCCCAAGAGAAAAGAGCACAAGCTGAAGATCATCCCCGTAGGAGGGGAGGCCATCGTGCTGGGGCTGCAGAGCaaggagcagacagagcagtggCTGAAG GTGATTCAAGAGATCAGTCCCAAGCCAGCGGAAAGCTGTGACTCCCCACTCTCCGCATGTGACTCCCCAAGACTTATTTGTACTAAG GGAGAGCTGAGTGAAAGACACTCGGGGGCTTCAGAGAGCGGCAGCAGCACCGACAGCCACATTGAAACACCCGAAAGCAAAGATG TGAAGAAAAAATATGGCCCAGGTTTGATGTTCAGTAACCTTATGAACATTGGAAAGAGAAAACTCTCCTCCCTGGAGAGCTCAGAAAAATGCGTGGACACGTCAG GCTACCTCAACGTGTTCGTGAACAGCCACTGGCAGACCTGCTGGTGTCTAATCAAGAACGGTCAGCTGTGGTTTTACCAGGACAAGGGGAAAAAAGTGAGCCAACCGGCCGTCACCCTAGAGGGCTGCAGTATTTCGCCTGACCCCAGCCCTGAGCACCTGTACTCTTTTAAGATCGACATGGATGGCACACAGCTGGCAACTCTAGAG GCTAAGACTTCGGAAGAAATGGGTCACTGGCTTGGCCTCTTGTTGTCACAGACAGGGAGCAAAACTGACCCCGAGGACCTGACTTACGACTACGTCAACGCTGAGAGGATCTCTAGCATCGTCAACGCAGCCAAGACATCCTTATA CTTCATGCAGAGGAGATATTCTGAGCCAAACACCTACATAGACGCCCCACCCCCCATTCCTCACAACTCTGACGACCTATACGACGACGTGGCATCTTTAGCTGATCCAGAA GATGCTGAAGAGAGTGGCCTGCCAGACAGCGAGGACAACAACcttgaagaaaataaagtaacatGCGCACATGATGCTAAGAATTCAGTGGGAACAGAGCAGGACACTGAAAACAGGATTTACCTGGACCTCATCCCTGTGCGCTCCTTCCTTCATACATCTGGTGGCAGTAAAGTCTCACCTGTCAAAGAAACACATTCAGACATTCCCCCAGTAGGTGTCGAGGACAAGAGGGACTCCTCACATCGAGAg ATCGGTTCAACTAGTCTTCTGGAGCAAAGACATGAATTCAATGAAATCTCAACAACTCCCACTTCGCCACAGCCACAAGCCCACTCAGTTCAGACCTCATACCAAAGCCAGGAGACACCCAGGAGAGTGCCACAAGCTTTCGGCGGCGCTGGGGGACAGATCCACAAAGGCCCAACTGCTGCTGGGTTCCCTCACAGTCCTCAGCCCATGCGACCAAAGGCACACACAATAG GATGTTCTGGTGCAGTCGAAGTGAAACTGGGAAAGAACCGCACAGAGGCAGATTTGCGACGCTACATCGATGAGCGTGATTGTCttgagaaagaaagggaggaggtgaggagcaGTCTGGCAAACctgaggaaggaaaggaaggagatCAGAGAAGAGATCAGTGCCTGCCAAG ATTCCAAGCAGCAGGCCTTATTAGAAGCCCGTTTGaaacaaaaggaggaggagtgcCGCGTGGCGGAGCACCGaagggtggaggtggagctTCACTTGGTAGAAGTGAAGGAAAATCTGAAGAAAGTTGAGTCGGGGCCTTTTACACTGGGAACCACACTGGACAGCAGCCGCCAGGACACATCAACG CCTAAAGCAGCCAATGTGCCCGCTGTTCAGATGACATCATCGTTGTcatcaacaataacaataatgatatcaacatcatcatcatcatcatcatcatcaccatgcCTCCAACCCTccaacatcaacatcagcacGGACTCAGCTTCACCTGTCAACTCTGCGTCCAATCTAAAAACCAGACCCACGTCCATGGTGGGCACAAAAGGCAACGTCATGCAGAAAGCTAAG gAGTGGGAGAAGAAATCCAACACCTAG